The Leishmania braziliensis MHOM/BR/75/M2904 complete genome, chromosome 24 DNA window CGACACCGCATCAGCACACTTGTCTCTGTCTTCGCCGCACACAGTAGCccaggcggtggtggtcgtcTGTTGgcatccctcctctcttccaccgGCTTGCTTCTTCACGGTCCGTCAGGATGCGGCAAGTCTAGCCTCGCCCGGCAGCTGGCCTCTGACTTTCCGTCTATGCCCTTCTTCTTTGTGGAGTGCACAAGGCTCTTCTCCAAGTACCttggagagagtgaggagcagctgcgggatgTGTACCGTCGAGCACGGGCGCGCACtcctgctgtggtggtgctggaggaccTGGACGTCATCGCACAGTCTCGTGGTGTGATGCGATGCGGAGACAGCGACCAGGGCACCGGCAACGGTAAAGGCCAGCTCGACGTCACGAGACGCATGCTAGCGGGCCTCCTCTGTGAGCTGGACGGCGTCATAGGCAACAGTGGTGTGCTCACCATTGGAATCACGAATGCACCGCAAGTGCTGGACGCTGCCGTCCTCCGCCAGGGCCGACTGGAAACGCTTGTGTACATTCCACCCCTCACCCACGACGGGGCGGAGGAGTTGTGCGCGCATTTTTTTCAGCGCTTCGACGGCGCAGAGGGGCAGAGGCGGGAATGCGCCATGGTGGTAGCCAACCACGCGGTAGGCTGCGCCCCCGCATCTCTCCAGTACGTTCTGCGAAAAGTGTTCGAAGCAAGTGCGCTGCGTCACGGTTGGGACTCAGCCTCAGCCGGCTCGCTGCCTTTGCCAACCATTGCTGCAATTCAGGGACACCTCTTTGAGAGCTGCTCTATCCTGCAGCGTGTGAATCACCCCCATTTCGAGTAAGCAGTATCCTTTACAGTGCCTGCTAAGCAGATAGCACACATATCTCTTTACATCGAAGGCACAAGACGCTCTGCGTTCGTGTGTGGGTCGGTATGATGCAGATGAAAGGTCAGCTTCTCTGCTTCCCCCCGTGTATTGCTCTTAATAAAGGCGCTACATCTCTCTCTATGCGCGTGTGTCGCGGAACAGTGAAGTTGGTCTCCTGGAGGAATTCGGTCATAGCGACGCCCATCCCCCGCGTTAACTGTTGCCGGTTTTCCCATCTCTCTTCGGACACACCTCAGCCTTTCTGTTGTTTATGAAGAATTCTCAATGCGCGTCGCTCAGCAACTCGTCTGCCCTCTTTCACTCATCTCCCTTCTACTCTCCTTTCTGCTTTTCGTGGTCACAGGGCGTGGCTTGCACACGTACACTGGAACACGCGCTGATTGCAGTTCTCTTCTGTGCTTTTCCGCTTGGAAAGGGGCACCAGCCATACAGTTTCTTTCTTTCGTGTAGTGCTTGTGCGTTTGGGATCGGGTGCCCCGGCGTGTCTAAGGGCTCGTGGTgcaccttcgccaccgcTCAAGGGCATGCTGCTTACAGGAAGAGAGTAGGCTCCATACACATACTCGCATAGCAGCGGACGCCTTGTGTGCATAGTGAGGGGCGGTGGACCATCGCTTTCGTGGAGTCTCATCCTGTACTCCCCACCGAATTCTCCTCGTACGCacgccaccactgcgcgTCGCCTTCTTGCAAGGCCATTTTCGACAGGTCTACATTTTTGCTGCATCGCGTCGTGCTTCTACACCCGAGGTCTGGCAGCGTTACGCTTCCCGCGGAGGTTTTCCTCCGTCTTCGTGAGTGACGCCTATTTGTCTTGCTACTCTCGTCCATACAGGATCAGTCACCTGTctcgcccaccccctccctctcgcacacccacgcgccaACGGGATCCTGGGTGTCACATGACTTATCATAGTCTATCGTTGTGTTTTCGCTCTCCTATCGTCCCACGTGACTGCGGATGGATTACCGCTCGCCCTTTGAGCTACGCCAACAACTCCTTGAGGGTGTCCGGGCCGCCCAGACGACATTGCCGCCAAAGAAGACGAAATACAAGGCCAAGGGCGGCTATGGCGACAACTGCGCCACCCCGCTTCCTACGCAGTATTCAGCTGGAAAAGATTCCTCGGGATTTATGCCCTTCACGGCGCTTCCTGATGACCCCACAGCATTAGTGCGCGAGGTGCCTGGCGCCGAGAACATCGAGGCCCTCAACGCAGCCCTCGAGcgtgaggaggcggtgcagcgttatgtggagaaagagaaactcTCGGTAGAGGAGTCAGCGAAGTACATCATGGCAAACGGCAGTACGGGCCAGCGCATCTCTTATTTTGCTCATATCCGCGAGCAACTTGTTGAGCTACCCTCGAAGGCGATCTCGAAGGTCCTCGAGACGCTACTGGACTCGATGTGGACGCAGGACCCTGAGCTGCAGTGTCGCGCGCCGGAGAATCTGCTGAAGCTTGTAGGTTTACTGGACTCCGACACGGCCACTGAGCTGTATGACGTCACCAAAACAATGCTGACTGTCCAGATGCCGGAGATTCGCGTAGCGTGGTgtgagctgctgcttggGCTCATCGACTACTTACCTGTTAGTGTGCTGCAAAGTGACCTGATTATCCTCACCGTAAACAAGTCGGAACACGCGCAGTCGCAGGATCAACGCGAGCTAAGCTGCAAGCTCCTCGGCGCCCTCTGTCAGCATATGGTTGCTGACAAGGTAGAGGAGCTCATACTTCCCCGAGCACTAGCCCTGTGCCAGGACACAAACGTTGGCGTCCGCCAGCGCATGTGTCAGCAGTTGTGTGCCATTGCACATTCACTGGGCGTAGAAAAGGCAAAGATACGCGTGGCGCCTGACTTGTTCGAGCTCTTGACTGACGAGGAACAGGTGGTGTCGCGAGCTGCCTTCTCATGCCTTATTGACTTGGTGGAGTTCTTCGGCTCTGTCTACCGCCGCGAGAAGCTGTTCCCGATCATCAAGAACTTCATCTCGAACCCGCCAAGCGAGGTGTTCGGACTGCTCGTCGGGGAGTTCGGTCGCTTCCTCGATGCCATCAAGACAGACATCGTGTCAGAGGACGACGTGACGCTTTTTGCCAACTTTTTCTGTACCGCTGCGACGCggcacgaggaggacgcgcGACGCCATTGCGCCTTCAACTTTCCCGCCGTGGTGGCGTCGCTTCCGCGCAGCGTCTTTGCCACGCACCTGAGCAAGGCgctcttgtctctctccgctgATAGCTGCGTTGCTGCACGGCTTAGCACCGCTTCTGGTATGCACGAGCTTCTTCCACTGTTGCACACACCAGCTGCTGACCTGTTGGAGCGGCCCTTCCTGCGCCTCATCGCTGACCCCGACGCATCCGTGCGGGCGGCGCTGGTTCAGCACATCAGTAACCTTCTCGACTACTTCCGCAGCGAGCTGAAAAACTCGGACCTCTTGTCGTTCTTTTCAGCTGTGCTGGACTCTCTCCTTGCGTGGGTGTCGGAGCCCGTTGTGAACTGGCGCACTATGCAGCACGTCATGCAGATTGTGGACCACTACGTTGACTTGTTCGAGGAGAGGACGCTGACAGAGCAGGTCGTGCCGCGACTATGGGAGTACGCCAAGACCGGGGCCACAATCTTGAAGGCGGACTGCGCCACACTCATTATGCACATAGCCTCTCGGATCGTCAATCCAATCACCAAGGCGCAGATCTTTAGTCGTCTGAATAGCGAGTACGGCAGGTCAACCTCGTGCTACGCGCGCCAGACGTACATCTACTTTGTATCTGTGAcctttcgctttttttcccttcgctGTGTTCGGGAGCGGATGCTGGAGTGCTGCcttgagctgcagcgcgacaGTGTGACAGCGGTACGACTGGCACTAGCGCGTAGTctgccgttgctgtcgcAGACGCTGAGGAAGAGCAACGCCGGCGCGCTCGAAGATGAATTTACCGCCATGATTGGCCGTCTATGTGAAGATGTAGACGAGGAGGTACGGGAGGAGGCTGCGAAGTACGCAGTGGGGTGCAAACGCCGCGCTGGCGAGGACACTGCTGCGCTCAGAAGACCCCACggaaacgaggaagaggatgGCAGGCGAGAAAAAGCGGAATTGGCGATGTTAGAGCACGCGAAAGAAACAGACAAGGCGGAGCGGCGAGCAAAGTTGCGTGACTTGCTAAAGAGCGAGCGTGAGAAGGAACTAGTGGAGTTACCATCACCTCTAAAGGGGCGTAAGCCAGTGCCCCCGGCCAGCACGGCCCCGCCTCCGTTGACTCGTCGCCACGGCAGCAAGCACTTCATACTGCCCCCTGTGAACTCGGTGAGTCTGCCCCGCATTGCGCCAACGAAGCAAACACCTGCGCGGTCTACAAGCCGCAGGAGGCCTTGAGCGAAAATGGATcgatggggaggagggcaaccGTTTAAGCCCTTTCTGATCCTCCCCTTTTCACCTTTCTCGGATACAGGCGCTGCATACCGTCACTGCCACATCGGTGTGCAGTAGACGCTGTGCTTACTGTGTCGGCATACAGCttcggtggaggcggaggttTCCGGACTcatctctttcctttcccctcttctcgctcttcgttgttcgctctcctctcttccacttCTGGTTTGTCCTTTTTACCGTCACGAGGGGGCTCTCTTGCCGGGTGACCCGTGCGACGTGAATTGTTTCTCAGAGATCGTGCTGCTTCTTCAACCGTGCCCGTAGCACATTAGTTTGGCCACTGCTCTTCTTATTCTCACGTGTTATCtactctcttctccccacaCAGGGCGTTTGTCTCTGTTAGCCATCCGCTGCGTGTGGATGTGTAGGTGCTGACGCATACCCACACGCATACGCATGGCTGTGTGGCTGCAAGTATGTATATACGTTCATCTGTGAAGGTATGTTGGTGcgggtgtgcatgtgtgacAAGGTGggcgtcttcctctctttgcgcAACGTAGagtctctccgtctctccttCCGACCCCTGCCAGTTAGGTTTGTCGCTTTCATGTATGCCAGCTAAAGCGACACTACGAGCAATGAAGGGGATCGGATGTGTCTTGCACATGTACATTCGTCTCTTTTCATTTTTGCCCTTATCtctgttgctctctttctcacactcacacaggcgcacataCACTCCCACGAGCGTGAGCAGTGCCCTGTTGCACGCTTGTTTGTCTGCCTTCTTCGTGTGACTTTATTTCGCTCGTAATGGTGTGTTTGGCTTCTcccaccttctctctccccctcccccttcctctctggGCGTGCGTGTTTATGTGTGCTGTCGCGGTTCTTTGAttatgtgtgcgcgcgcgggATGCCGCTGTTATTTTGCCGAGcccgcccccttctctccatcgctggtgcatgtgtgtatgggtTGTTGTCTCTCGTGGTGGGGTGAGGTTGGGGCGAGTGACGCGTGTGGCCATTAGAGTCATGGGAAAGCACAAAATAACGACAGCAAAAAGGCACAATACGGGGCCTCGGTGCACGTTATTCTTTACGAGCAGTACTACTGAGTGTCCGACCTCGCGTTtgcgccctccccccccccctctctctctcgtacaGCTGCTCCCGTAGgcgcgtgcatgcgtgcgctATTGTTGTTCAGCTGTGGTCGCATTTAGCGACATTGATGGCCGCTCTAGCCGTGATGGCCGTTGCTGCCCTTCTCTAGACTCAGAGAAGGGGATGCAGTCAAACATGGCGACAAGGACCCTTCAATGCCCTGTAGGACTCAAAGAGAAACAGTATGCGCCGCCAGTCAACAGTGCGGCTGTAGTGCTGCACTGGTGCGCGTAGGCGGCTCGCTTACACGCGCGAAGGCGGGGCATCGTTGGCCTCTCtagcgcctgcacgcacactGAATCTTGGAACTTTCTCTTCCGAGGCTTCGGAGACGCCATCGCCGAGTGACAGAAATAGCGCCGACCGTGCGAGGGCGTTGGCAATAccagtgtgtgcgcgtcAATCGTACtctgcggcggtgctgctgctcccagCGTGACCCGCAGCCTGATTTCATTTTTCGATGTTCTCCATACTGAAGCTCACGCGATGGTTTCTCCTTCTTGTCGTTCTGTCTTACCTTCAtgactgtgtgtgtttcgTCCACTGTTGATCTCTGCCGTGGCTTTGCTGCAGCCTCAGGTTCTCGGAGTTTGTCAGGGCTTCTCGACGCACCAACACCACCCAGTCACCTTGTGGTGCATCGATCCACAGCAAGCCAAAATGACAGTATTGAGTGCACCTTGAACGCCCCTTTCCACCTGCCACGTCAGTTCTCGAAAGTCAGAAtcggggagagaggcgccggCACGGTAAGTCCTTTGGAGATACAAATTGCAGATGGTGCGCGCGACTGACCTTTGCGCGCACGCGAGTCAACCATTTCTTTCTGCTCCTGCGCGTATATTGTGGTGGCATTCCTTGGACACTGCTGGATGACGACCAACTTGTggtgtctctcctccttACCTTCACCCACTCCTTCCTACCCCAGCAAGCAAGCGCGCCAGTTTCTGCGGGATAAATTTGAACGCACGCCAGTCCGTCACACCACGCTAAATCGATCCCATGGCATTCcactctcccctctctcgcgctgGAGGAACTATGACAGACAGGAGTACTCTGCATGCGGCTGCGGCCTTCATGGTGCAGAGAGGGGTGACCACTTTCCTTGAGTTCTGATGGGCTGATGCCGTCAAGTCAGCTGTGCGTGGGCTTTTCATGTAGGGCAAGCCTCGCGTTCATGGTGCCCAGAAACGATTGCGCCAACCACCGATCGCGCAACATACGCTCCAAAGAGCAAGGAACACGAGGACGTCCTACGCATGTGGCATTTCTGATTCCGGATGATGCAATCATCGCGCTGCTGAGagtgtgcgtgcaggcgtCCAGGGAGTACCCTCAATGCCTCTAAGACCCAGCCCGCGCCAACCACCGGAAGAAGCGGATGCTGGCTTGGGACGAGCTGTGGCAGCCCTGGAAACGCGTGCACTATGACGCCTTTGAGGGACTCTATTGCGAAGTTTGCACACACATGGAGGATGCTCGACAGGTGCTCTTCTAAAAGGCCTCCTCCGCGCTCGACCAGCTGGCTGCAGGCAAGTTGTCACAGCACGGTGGACCCAACCTGTACCAGTTCACTCTCCAACTGGCATCGAAGGTCGAGCGAATAGGTGCACAGCAGACCGCGGTGCGAGCAACCACGGCACCCTCGGCGGTGGTCAGCCCATCGTCAGTCTTTCGACGCCATACCCATCGAGGTCGCGGGAagtggggaaaagagggaccGAGAAGCTGTTCCCGTACCCTGCCCCCGGAATAAGGTTTATTTCAGCGCGGTGCACGTACCCAGCGTGCATCatgaggagaagaagcgatTCTCCACCTCCTGGAGATTTTGGTGGGGCAAGCTCGCTTCTGGACGTGATACCGCAGCTCAGCAAGcactccgccccccccccccagttTTCGCTGCTTGGCGACCCCCCGGTCTGCTACGCTGGGGAGTCGCTGCGGGTGGCACATCGCGTGGGTACTCTGGCGCATTGGCGTGTCTCCTCTGTAGCGGACGGGAAGTAGAATTTGACTTTAGTGGAGGCGCCACTACCGGCGCCGCTACATGTCCGCCGTGTAGCGACTGTGAGTGTTGCGGCTGTTTGTGCGGCACTGCGGCCGGCGTGAGGCCACAGAATGAAGAAGCTGAggtctctttctttgttctGCGTCCGTGGAGAGATAGCTCATGAGCTGAGAGCTATGCGAATGAGGTAAAGCGTGAGCCCCGAAGTGGTGCGAGTGGTGACAGCACAACTGGCTGTCCCACCCCCTCCTATGCCGCGCGACCAGCTGCCAGTGTGCAAGTGAACGTGTGGATAAACAACATGCATTTTTTGCAGACATGTGTCCAGCAGTGAAGCAGGCAACGGAATCGGCGATTCAAGCGGCAGACTCGCTCAGTGACACTCACAACAAAGACACAGCCGAGGTTTCTCTCCAGGAGTACACGTTTGGGGGGTTTGTTTATGACTGCGAGGTGAAAACCCCTGCCTTGGAGAGAGCATCTTCAGGAAACTGCGTGCCAGGTAAATGCGTAACGAGCAAGCGGACCAGCTCGAGCGTGTCTTCGGGCAACTGTGGCTCAGGGCCCGAGTCCTCTGGATTTTGGTGCACTAATTTTTAGTGGTTTCTCGAAAGGGCACCGCGACTGTTCTTCAAGCAGTAGGGAGGTTCGCTACATGGCCTATTGCCAACTGTGCTGCCCGCGGGTGCCTCGGGTGAACTGGGCGAATGGTCTGCATGGGCCACAGCGAATACCCCACGAGGCGCATCATATCGATGGCGACGGTCGGCGCGGTGTGTGACCTCTGCATCGACGTGACCCGGAATGGATGGGGAACCGTATGCGTGAACCTAGTGACGGAGCAAGCCGTCATTACCGGCACGCATTGGCGACGACTCAGCCTCGCCAACAGCATAACTGCAGCAATGTACCGAGTGGTGCACTGTGCAATGgagctcttctctttctctgctggagctgcggGTAGCCTTCATGCTGATGGCGCTTCTGCCATCGCTGATGTCCTCAAGGactacacacacagtcaTGCAGTCAGCGCGGGGCTCCATGACTCCATTGGCTCACCTGCCATGCGTGACCCACAGGCCGCTGCATAAAATCTGGCGAAAACTCCGTAGAGCCCCCAAGTCGTGATTCCGTGTGCCAAGCGCGAAGGGGACTGCCTGGCGACATCGAgcggtgagagagggaagccgAAATGGCGGGTGGCGCAGCACTCCTGTCGGCGCACAAACGCAGCACATACGCGTAGCGATACTTTTGTAGAAAAGACACACGCTATTCTTGCCGGTATAGTCTCGGTGTGAGCAACGCGATCACACGCACAACCAAGAGATCTGATTGTGTGAGATGAATGCGCTGGATTGCGAATGGCCTCCGTGtagcccctctctcccgaTTCTTCCATCTCTTCccattctctctttttcttctctggggaaggaaggaaagaaatgACACCCACATTTGCTGCCGAGCATAGACCGTTCATTTTGTTTGCCCTAGACGCCACGGAGCACGGCTTGTCGGATAGCGAGTGGAGCTCTGACAGCGGCGCTTCTAACGCTGAAGTGATTGCCTCCTCTGCACTCAACATGCACCTTGTAGAGCTCGTGACGTCGCGGCACCTGTCGCGCGTGACTCACCACAGACGTGGATACACCACTGCTGAGTGCGCTAGAGCCGCTTCCTCTGAGACCTCACAGTCAACTTGCGCTATTGGCGAGGCACCCAGCAAGCCAGCTCGTATCGACGTTAGAAGCCTCATCCGCGCGGCCCTCTCGCAGAGTAGCGAGCAGTGTCCATCCACCAACGTCAACGATGTGGCGAGCCAGGTTGCCGCGGCGCTAAGGTAGAGTGCCGGCGGTGCGAAGATGGACCGAACGGTGACTCGTGCGCTTGCCGATTCGCTGAGCGAAAAACTTCGTGAGAGCGTTCTCACTGGTCGTCTGCACCCCCAAAAAACTTGTTGCCCTCGACGAAGTGCGCCTCCTCAACCCAACCGCACGCGCAGTGCTGGAAAGGGCTCGACTTGAGCGCCTGAATCAGAACTCAGTGGAGTATCTGGAGAGGCTCAGCCGCAGCGTCACTAACATGTTCACCTGTCCTCAGTGTGGAGCTCGTTAGTGCTACGCTAAATTTCGCTCCACCGACTTTGTGAAGTGGCAGGGCTCCGATGACacgccgacgctgctgcggtggtgtaGGTGCTCCATGTCCTTCCGTCAATGAGTGCGAGAAGAGCGACGGCAATGAGCGCGCAGTGCCCACGGCTCCTGCATCTACCGGTGTGCACATCTACGTATGCATGTTTGTGTGAAGCACTTCTGCTAGGACTTCTTCTGGTCCCTGTATGCGTCCACCTACGAAGCGCCAGCGAGCAACGTGTGATggcagcggggggagggaagagggaacaTAGAGGGACATTCgtcctttctcctcctctccgaTGTCGCACCacagtgcgtgcgtgcatcGCCGCTCATCTCGAGGCGGAGAGTCGAACGGGGAGGCCTAGGCGAGTAATTCACCGAAAGCAAAGTAAGCAAACGCCTCTCGACTTCAGCAGGATGTCGAGCACGCTGGCACAGCGGCTgccatcctcctcttctgtgtcTTGCAAGGAGAAAGAGCAGAATCGTGGTGATGGGGCAACTTCATGAGGCGGCCTACATTTTGGGCGCACACATTGACCCTCAGGCGAAACCCTTGCTGTGCTGTTCTCTTCTTGCGCATCGTCCAGCtgctcaccttctctttGCTTCTTGCCGATGTGTCTCTCGCGCAGCTGACGGCGCTCCCCTCAAGGCGTGAGGGCTACTTGGTGCTCATACAGTGTCCTCGTGGTCCACAAGAGCGCCTTCTTCTGTGCtccgcagcagtcgcaggGACGCccatagagagagggaaagaaaaaagcgagAAGCGCGAGTGCGCCTCCTTTTCACTTGGTGAGTTTGTTCATTATAGCAGCGAAGCACACCGTACTTCCTTCGCAGCCAGAGCTCTGGGTTGTTTGCACGCCATTACATGGGTAGCGAGTCGTAGTATCCCTTTACTTCCTCTGGCACGTACACATAGACGCATATGCGCATTAAGGCGCAGCCGCTCTCGTTGCCCCCTTGATCCGCCCAGCCACAGTCATTCCTCGGAACACCGCAGCTTCCAAGTCGATCCGCTCACTTGGCGCACTCGCTGTCACAACATATTTCTGCCCCCTTTTGTCTAgtgtctctcctcctgtTGTGCAATACTGTTGCTGTCCCTCATTGGATCGCTCGTCACGGCATCTACGCAGCAAGCCCCGCGTGATCATGTCGGAATTCGTCCAGCCACCTGCACCATCCGAGGCGCGGCCGCCGAGTCCTCCGCGTCTGCCGGATGCACCGATGGATTCTgcgtcgccatcgccagTATCGCAAGAAATACAGAACGCATCTGCCTCCTCGGTGGCGAAGCGCCCACGCGTCTCTGAACCTATTACGCACTTTCTgaccccctcttctctcagTGGCTTCAGCCATAGCAACAGCACTGTGTCGCCCTCAACTGCGGctttggcggcggtggaaaGCGGCGGTGACCTCGATGCCGATACCGAATCAGCCTCGCCGAAGCAAGCGAGGGTGGAAAGCGTGTCTACCACCCCGAGGTCTCCGTACAGCAACCTGCCGCGCAAAATCCCCCGCAAGACACCCGCCGTCACCCCCACCTCGTCCGTTGCAACACCCACGCTTGTCACGCCTCCTATTGCCTCCcccgcatctcctccacacaTATCGGCATCTAGCCCGTCACCCACTGCAAAGAGGGCCACGCTGCATCAGCGGtgggcggcgttgctgcatGATGCGCTCATGAAGGA harbors:
- a CDS encoding transcription elongation factor-like protein, with protein sequence MTPTFAAEHRPFILFALDATEHGLSDSEWSSDSGASNAEVIASSALNMHLVELVTSRHLSRVTHHRRGYTTAECARAASSETSQSTCAIGEAPSKPARIDVRSLIRAALSQSSEQCPSTNVNDVASQVAAALR
- a CDS encoding putative transcription elongation factor encodes the protein MSEFVQPPAPSEARPPSPPRLPDAPMDSASPSPVSQEIQNASASSVAKRPRVSEPITHFLTPSSLSGFSHSNSTVSPSTAALAAVESGGDLDADTESASPKQARVESVSTTPRSPYSNLPRKIPRKTPAVTPTSSVATPTLVTPPIASPASPPHISASSPSPTAKRATLHQRWAALLHDALMKERQSQESEGVLELCMRIVEAIPGDTEQIKDTFQTLLFSIKDSKNGELRRKVVEGELLVERLVTMDDRELANPELRKQIEEKMEERSKDTNLSEIRKAMRTSNSTLFKCHVCGARDSSWEQRQTRSGDEPMTVIITCNKCSTQWRKY